The genomic segment GTGGTCTGCCCTGTATCGAATAACCTTGACCTTGTCCCAATTCATagagaaaagaacatttcatGGGTAGAATTCCTCAACCTGTAAGGTTTTCCCCCCGATTTGTTTTTCCATAGTAGTGGAAGATCCAAACTTTTATCTGCTAGCATCAGCAGATGACAAACTGAATGAACAAGCAGCAGATAAATAATAACATAGATTTGGCAACAGCAGATCGTACTTATTTCAACAGCTTGTTTTTCTCATGGGCACACGTACTGGTAGTTGTGGTCGCTATGCTGTCAGAGGTATAGTCATTTCCTTAAAAACTGTTTCTCTTTGAGATGATGGAATGAAATCAGATTTTCGTCATGAACAAATTAGAGAAAACACTGTATTCCCGAATCCTTGGCCTCTTCTTCAGGGTTTTTCAAACCTTATCACTACTACTCCCCTTCATGAATCCTTGACTTCAGAAAAAGTTGTCTAATCTCTgtttacatttgctttttttttttctttgcataaacCATTTTATCTCTCTGGAACTCTGTCCTGGCCCACGCCTACCCATACAAACCCCATCCAGCCTTAAAGGAACAAACCAACTCTCCACTTGGTGAAAACTTCTAAAATCGTGATAATCTCATCTTCTAACTCACTATTGTACTGTGAAAGGTGCCCGGCAAAGAACAGAATAGTATAAAATAGTGTCTTTCAAACATTAAAGggcatgagttcccattgtggctcagtgggttaagaacccaactagtatctatgaggatgcgggtttgatccctgcccttgctcagtaggttaaggatccggcattgccgtgagctgcggtgtaggttgcagacacagcttggatcctccatcgctgttgctgtggcacaggccagcagctgcagctctaatttgacccctagcctgggaacttccatatgccccaggtacagccctgaaaaaaaaaaaaaaaaaaaaattaaagggcaTAAGAAACACCTGAGAAACTTTTCTAAAtgcagaggtttttgtttgttttgctttggggtttttttggccttgcatgagacatgtggaagttcctaggcctgggattgaacctgtgccacagcaacgacctgagccataacagttaatgccagatccttaacctgctgcgccacaagagaattcctgttTGTTTTGGTGAGAACATTTTTCTACTCTCTTACCAaattcttattataaaatatagtgctatcaactatagtcaccatgtttttacattagatccccagacctttttcattttacagcttTTAACTAACCTCtcctattccccccccccccatcctctggcaaccacttttttactgttttttgttgttttttttttcttttttatggccacatccacagcacttggaaattcctggggcagggatcgaatcccagctgcagctgtggcaacgctggatccttttaatACACTGCATcaggccgggattgaacctgcacctccccagCCACCAAAGCTGCtgcaatctgatttttttttattattttataatgtttttttttccatgatagctggtttacagtgttctgtcaattttctactgtacagcaaggagacccagtcacatacacatatatacattcttttttctcacatcattatGCTcaaccataagtgactagatatagttcccagtgctatacagcaggatctcattgcttatccattccaaaggcaatagtttgcatctattaaccccaaattcccagtccatcccacaccttcccctcccccttggcaactacaagtctgttctccatgtccatgattttcttttctggagaaagtttcatttgtgctgtatattagattccagatatagcaatctgattcttaacccactgtactatagcaggaactcctactctttcttttttttcagatttcacatacaaATGACACCATGCAGTATctgtatttctttgctttatttcacttagcataatgccctcagggtCTATCCATGTGGTCAcaaatgtcagaattttctttctttcttttttttttttttttgtcttttctagggctgtatccgtggcatatggaggttcccaggctaggggtctaattggagctgtagacactggcctacaccacagccacagcaacgggggatctgagccgagactgcgacccataccacagccaacggcaacactgaatccttaacccacttagcaaggccagggattgaacccgcaacctcatggttcctagttggatttattaaccactgcaccatgatgggaactccaaaaatttcttctttcttatgactgaataatattccatgtttatatacaccacattttctttttcttttttaaaggatagatttattttttatttttttgtctttttttttgccattccttgggccactcctgcggcacatggagggtcccaggataggggtctaatcggagctgtagaggccggcctacgtcagagccacagcaacacaggatccgagccatgtcttcgacctacaccaccgctcacggcaacgcaggatccttaacccactgagcaaggccagggatcgaacccgcaacctcatggttgctagtaagattcgttaaccactgtgccacgacgggaactccacacattttctttattcttctgtttctGGACACttcatttccatatcttggctaattttgaataatgctgcaatgaacacaggagtgcagatctctttaatattctgtttaatttttttttggatatatacccataAATGGAATTCTGGATcataaggtatttttattttttgaggcacttctatattgttttccacaatggctgcaccaatttacatttccaccaatagtgtataaggattcccttttcaccaacatttgttattgcaTGTCTTTATGATAGCAATTCTAACAAGTATGAGATAATAtctgattgtggttttgatttgcatttccttgatgattagtgaggTCAaataccttttcatgtgcctgttagcaatttgtatgtctttgggaaaatatttctacagttcttctgccaattttattttttatttttaaaaattttaagtgttttttttttaaacatttaaacatttatttatttatttatttggtctttgtgggtcacacctgtagcatgtggagattaccaagctaagggtcaaattggagctgcagctgctggcctacaccacagctcacggcaacgccagatccttaacccactgagcgaggccagggatcaaacctgcatcctcatggatgccagtcaaatttgtttcggctgaggcatgatgggaactccttctgccaattttaaaatcagattttttttttctttttcttttctttttagggctgtacctgaggcgtatggaagttcctagactagtaGCTAAATCtgcacagctgccaacctacaccataggcacagcaatgctggatccaagctgctgcttgtgacaacaccagatccttaacctagtgaacaagggcagggactgaacctgcatcctcatggagactatgttgggttcttaatctgctgagccacaatgggaactcctgtatgagttctttctatattttggatattaacccctaaacaaatatatgatttgcaattattttctccattctataagttgctttttcatgttcttgatggtttcctttgctgggcagaagctTTTAGCTTGATTAATGTAGtccatttctttttacttttgccATTCACTTCTATCTATTGCAcccttgcttttggtgtcaaaaccaaaaaaatcattcCCAAGACCACTGTCTAGAAGCTgacttcctatgttttcttcccaGTTTTAAGGCtttaggtcttacattcaagtcatTACTCAGCTttgacggagttcctgtcatggctcagcagaaacaaatctgactagtatccatgaggacgcaggttcgatccctggccttgctcagtgggttaaggatctagtgttgctgttgtgagctgtggtataggttgaagatttggctcagatctgatgttgctgtggctgtggtgtaggccagcagctacagctgcaattcaacctcggtatgccagggatgtggccctaaaaagacaaaaaaaaagtttttactcAACTATGAGATAATTTTTGGGTGTGGTGTAACagtggtccaatttcattctttttttttttttttaagctgcacttgcagcatatagaagttcccaggctaggggttgaatcagaactgcagcagcaggcctacaccacagccacagcaacactggatccaaacctcatttgcaacccatgctgcagcttgtgacaacactgagtccttaacccactgagcaaggccagggattgaacctgcatcctcatggcctCTATGTcagattcgtaacctgctgagacataacaggaactcttccaggttcattcttctgcatgtgccTGTCAGTTTTGCCAACACCAGTTACTGAGGAGACTGTCCTCTTCCcatttatattcttggctcctctgtcataaattagttgatcaggagttcccgtcgtggcgcagtggttaacgaatccaactaggaaccatgaggttgcgggttcgatccctgcccttgctcagtgggttaaaacgatctggcgttgccgtgagctgtggtgtaggttgcagacgcggctcggatcccgcgttgctgtggctctggcgtaggccggtggccacagctccgatttgacccctagcctgggaacctccatatgccgtgggagcggcccaaagaaatagcaaaaagacaaaaaaaaaaaaaatagttgatcACATAtgcatgggtctgtttctgggctctgtatCCTATTCTATTGATCTacgcatctttttttttggtggcggtGGGGGCAgtggccatatctgtggcatatggaagttcccaggctaagggtccaatcagagctgcagctgccagtctatgctcctgccacagtaatgctggatccaagctgcatctgtgacctaccccacagctcacagcagtgaagatctttaacccactgagcaaggccaggtatttaccagaatcctcatggatactagtcaggttcttaacccactgagccattatgtgtctatttttatgccaatatcatatTGTTTTAATAACTATAGCTTCATAATATGGTGTGAAATCAAGaagcatgatgcctccagctttgttttttgttttgttttttttttcagcgaAGAGCTCagctttttattgttgaatgTGTTACAAAAGTTTCGTCAAAGACCAAAGCTCATATCATCATCAGACtcctcagatttttctttctttgcttctactTTCTTCTCCTCAGCCAGGGCAGCAGTGGTGGCTGGGGCAGGACATCCTGCTGGTGCAGCACCAGCTGCTGGGGCAGGTCCACCAGCCCCCACATTGTAGATGAGGCTCCCAATATTGACATTGGCCAGAGCCTTTGCAAACAAGCCTGGCCAGAATGGCTCAACATCTACACCTGCTGCTTTGATGAGGGCATTGATCTTATCCTCCCGGACGGTCACCTCATTGCTGTGCAGGATGAGAGCAGAGCAGATGCAGGCGAGCTCCGAGACGGAGGCCGTTGTGCAGATGAATGAGAGGTGGGGGCTGCTGGGTGCGGTGCTAGTCTCTGGATGAAGTGAGGGCCTCACTCCTAGTGGCCTTAGCTTCCTCGGAAGGACCAAGCACCTTAGCGGCAGCTAAGGGAAGGCCAGCTTTGCTCCTTCTCAAGATTAGTGTGggtattctgggccttttgtggttccatacaaattttaggattatttgttctatttctttctttctttcttttttcatcttttgccttttctagggccactcctgtggcatatggaggttcccaggctaggggtctaatgtgagctgtagctgccagagccacagccactcaggatccgagctgagtccgagacctacaccacagctcacagcaacactggatccttaacccactgctcgaggccagggatagaacccgcaacctcacagttcccaattggattcgttaaccactgagccatgatgggaactctgtgttctatttctaagaaaaaaattccattggaatTTTACTAGGGATTCCACTGAATCTGCGAattgctttggttagtatggacattttaacaatattaatttttcccattcatgagcacagaatatctttccatttgtttgtgtctttgtcaatttatttcatcagtgttttatagtttttagtataCAGATCATTCagctccttggttaaatttattcctaggtattttgttctttttaatacaaTCATAAATGagatgtttttcttaatttctctttttgatggttcactgttagtgtatagaaacacaactaatttttatatatcaaattttttttttttggtctttttgccttttctggggctgctcccacagcatatggaggttcccaggctaaggatctaatggaagctgtagccgctggcctacaccagagacacagcaacttgggatccaagctgagtctgcaaactacaccacatctcacggcaacgccgtatccttaacccactgggcaaggccagggattgaacccgcaacctcatggttcctagtcggatttgttaaccactgagccatgacaggaagtcccttTATATATCAACTTTATATCTTGCAGTTTTACTGAATTCACTGATTAAcagtttttttgtggaatctagggttttaatatataaatatcatgtcatctgcaaaatagagacagttttacttcttcctttccgatttggatgcctttatttctttttcttacctaattgctTTGGCCAGGATTTCTAGtattgtgtcaaaaaaaaaaaaaaaaaactggcaggaGTGAGCATCTttatcttgtttctgatcttagaggaaaagcttttagtttttcaCTGTTCAGTACATCAGCCATGGTTCTgtcatatggcctttattatgttgaggtgtgcCCCTCCAGAACCAGTttgtgagagtttttattatgaatggatgttacattttgttaaatgctttttctgcatctatcgaaATGATCATATGAAATGACTTTTGTCCTTCATTTGtttgtggtgtatcacactgactgatctgtggatattgaaaaagtcctattactatatttatttattaagttttttaggactgcacctgtgacatatggaagttcccaggctaggagtccaattggagctgcagctgccggcctgtgtcacagccacagccataccaaatccaagccttgtctgtgacctataccacagctcatgtaaacgctggaaccttaacctactgagtgaggccagggactgaacccacatcctcctggatactagtcaggttcttaacccactgagcctcaacaggaattcccaattcTTCCATCATTAAATGTATGCTTTAGTAgaattaagtatattcacattattaTGCAACAATCTCCaggactttttcatcttcccaaactgaaattctgtacctATTAAATATTTGGTTACCCTTGGCAACccccattctactttctgtatctatgaatctgGCTACTCTAGGAACCTCTGATTCTGGCTAATTGGAACCACATAGTATTTGTCCtcttgccatcttttttttttttttttgtcttttctagggccactctcacggcatatggaggttcccaggctaggggtctaattggagctgtagccaccggcctacgccagagccacagcaactcgggatctgagccgcgtctgcaacctacaccacagctcagggcaacgccagatcgtcaacccactgagcaaggccagggatcgaacccacaacctcatggttcctagtcggattcgctaaccactgcgccacgatgggaactccagaaggaccCTTTTTAAGGcttggtaatattttattgtatggagagactacattttatttatccattcgtctgtcagtggacatttgggttgcttccaccttttggctatttcaaataatgctgctctgaacatgggAGTACAAATTTGAGTCCCactttcaattcctttgggtatatacccagaagcggaattgctgggtcttatggtaattctatgtttaactttttgaagagcCACCATGCCATTTTACATAGCAGCTGCCATTTTACATTCACGACAGCacaaaggttccaatttctccacatccttgccaacacttgaaTTTCTGATAACAGACATCCTAATGGGTATAAAGTGGTTGGTTCACTTCTAAAATagttgtttctggagttcccgtttggcgctgcagaaaccaatccgactaggaaccatgaggttgcgggttcgatccctggccttgctcagtgggttaaggatccggcattactttgagctgtgatttaggttgaagatgaggcttggatcctgcgttgctgtggctgtggcgtaggccggcagctgtagctcggattgggacctccagccttggaacctccatatgctgtgagtgtgatcctaaaaaaaaaaaaaaaaaaaagtttttctgccttagactgtaagtttttcaaaaactGACTGTGAATATTTGTTTGATTCACATGGAATCAAAGACTTGGGAGGATATTGCCCTAAGAGTGCCtgtataaatattcaaaattccCCAAAGCCTCTCCCCAGTAGTAGTAAAAGGTACATTTTAACCAATGTCAGTCATGTGGTGTCTTGAGTTTTCAAGAGACATATTAGTGGGCAGAAAAGATGCAGCTCCCTGAACTCAGCTAGGAGGGGAAGGAGCGCCCTCTTGTGTCCTTTCTCTGCCAGTGTCAGCGAATAAAGAAACCAGCTGAGAGAGGAACTTTTCAGATCTTCTGATGACGCTCCAATGACAACAAACTTCATATGCCTACCatataaaagaaattatgaaaacatgGAGTGAGTGAAATTATGATCATTGCAAGAATGCCCAATCAAAATacatgcagaaataaaaatagaagactcCAAGCACAATGGAGATATTACTAATACAGAAAGGTTAAGACTTTGCAGGAGATAAGTCAAGATTCACATAAAATGTAAACCTTACTGGTTATGAAGGAGCTTGCATTGGCACTTGGGTTTCTTCTAAGGCTCCAGTTCCAGGGTTCCCTGACCTGGGAGGGCAGCCTCTTGTAGGGGGCCACGTAGGCCTTGTTGTCAGGGTTCCAGAGCCCCTTTTAAGGTTGAGACAAGCACCCATCCTTGGACTCATCCTGTGCTCCTTTCTTCCTTGCAGTGTCCTGCCCATGGCTACCTATTTCTGGAGTTTCATCTCCTGACACCCTCTCTCTCCCTAAGCAGACTGTTGATAGGTACACTGTCTCCATCGCTTCCCTTAGCCTTGATGCTCACAAAGATAATTATATAGGAAATTCAGCTTTAGGGTTTTTGCACATATCATCACTTTTGACTGGGGACCAGTTACAGAAGACTACGAAGCTTTCTTGCAATCCTTGTTTTTGCAAGCAGCCTTCTGCTGGCCCCTTAGAGCCCAGAGGAAGGTAGAGGCTTTCTCGTGGTTCACATCCTTCTCTAATGCTGAATGAAGACAGATAAAGGCCTGGCAGTCCATGTGACAACATATCCAATCGGGGAGAAACTAGTGCTGATTAGGGAAGCAGCATGGTGGAAAAAGCAGTTCTTCCAAGTCAGACACAactgggtttatttatttaattttaatttttttttctcattttagggctgcaacagcagcgtatggaggtccctaggctaggggtggaattggagctgcaactgctggcctaagccatagccacagcaaagcaggatccaagcctcatctgtgacctacgctgcagctcagagcaacgccagatccttaacccactgagcaaggccagggattgagcccgcatcctcacagatactagttgggtttgttaccactgagccacaaggggaactccacagctGGGTTTAAAGCTCAGCTCTGCTGCTCTGTGGCCGTGGCCCCTGGGGCATGTTACTTTATCTCCATTCTGCAGCCatgaaatgggaataacagtCCCAACCTACCTACCTCGTAAGATTCTCATGAAGATGAAACAAGATGGAGTATATAAACCAATAAGAAGCATCTAGCGTGATGCCCCTTctgtccccctcccaccccaaacctCCTCCTTATCCTGATGTTCCTATAAGTCTCACGGCTGGGTGGGCCTGAGATTTCTGGGGTGGTTTGCGCAAtaactgttgttgttgttgttgttgtgattttgtttgtttgtttgtttatggccacacatgcagcatatggaagtttctgggccagagattgaatctaagctgcagctgtgacctatgctgcagctgtggcaatgctggataccttaatccactgtgctggcctaggggtcaaacctgcacctctgcagtgacccaagccactacagttggattctttttttctttttttttgtctttttaagactgcacccgaggcatattgaggttctcaggctagggatcaaatcggagctgcagccactggcctacaccatggctcacagcaacaccagatccttaacccactgagtgaggccagggatcaaacctgcatccttatggatgctagtcagattcgtttcctctgagctatgacaggaactcctacagctggattcttaacccactgtgccacagcaggaaccctacgatagctgattttttttttcagggccacaccctcggcacatggaagtttccaggctaggggtctaattggagctatagccgccagcctatgccagagccacagcaatgccaaatctgagccacgtctgcgatctacaccacagcttatggcaacaccagatccttaacccactgatcgaggctagggattgaacccaaaacctcatggttcctagtcagattcgtttcctctgtgccacgacgagaacgccctcttttttctttttacagccacacctgcagcacatggaagttccagggcaggggtcaagttggagttgTACCTGAGGCCCATGACACAGCCAGGGCACCACTGGAttcaagcaacatctgtgacctatgctgcagcttgcaaaaaatccaggtccttaacccattgagtgaagccagggatcgaacccacattctcacagagacaccaCTGAGTCCTAAACCTGCTAAGCTATAACAGGAACACCCCAcaataattgattttatttctctaatttttttttggttgcggCAAGCCCTAGGATCTGTTTCAcgaccagtgatcgaacccagACCCCAGCGGCCAAATCCTaagcactagaccaccagggaactccctagtaacTGACATTTTAGGTCAACAAGAGTTACGTGGGAAGCAGAAGAAGGGTTTCTTTGTTAGTACTCTTGTGGAGGATGCTCTGGGAATGGTATTTCCAAACCACCTTAATTACTTCCCGAGACTTTTTTCCAGTGGCCCAAGCCAGAAGTCTGggagtcatctttgatttctcctttgctCTCATCTCCCACATCTGTATTTTTGTGTGTTACTTTTCCTTAAGATATTCTGGATGCTCTGGTTCTCTTATCTCCtccattattttactttaagACTCCATCATCTGTTCCCTGGAAAACCACAGTGGCTTCCTGACTGGCCTTTGGTACTGTCCCTCTTCATTATCCAGCAGATAGAGCTCTTTCTAAATGCAAGTGTCAGCAAGTCGCTCCCTACTTAAGATCTCTTACTGATTGCTCAACTGCCTCCAAGAGAAAGTTTTCACTCCTGAGTGTGGCTTGGTTCCTGTTTGGGCTCCTGCCTACttttccagctcttctcccaccACCCCTGCCGCAAGCTCCTCTGAGGGCCAGCTCTGCTGGGTTATTTATGGTTCCAGATAAAGACCAGTGACCAAGGCATTTCCTGGACGTGGGACTTTTAGTACTAAAACCAGGACAGCCCTGGGCAAACCAGGATCCTGTGGTCACCCTAGTTTCACCTCAGGCCTCTGCGGATCTTCTTCCTCAATCCCGAGTGCTTCCCCTTGTCAGTCCCACACCCTGTTTACCACTCAATACCCTTCCTCCTCAGTTTCTGCTTGGATGGCACTTCCACAGCACATGTGGAAGGGTGTGTTTGTCCCTTCCAGGAGCTGTCACAGCAAGCTGTCCCTGAAGCCATCACTGTATTGTAATGGCCACTCTGGCTCCCtcccagtttttccttttttttttttttttgctttttagggcctcatgtgagACATATgcaagtgcccaggctaggggtcgaataggagaggcagctgccagcctatgccacagccatagccacagcaacgccagatctgtgctgtttctatgacctacaccacagctcaggcaatgccagattcttaacccactgagcgaggccaggaatcaaacccatgtcctcatggatactagtcgggttcttaaccagctgagccacaacggcaacttcTCACTCCCACCTTTAAACTCATTAAAGGCAGGAACAGTTTCTTCTCCTACCTATATTCCCAGAGTCCAGAAGAGAgattggcatatagtaggtgttcagtgaagttttcttgaattatatttatatcaatataaATTTATCAAGTGTCATCTAATTCACATCAATTTGGGGGATGTTAGGGATTGAACGTTTGTGTCCCCCCCCCAGTTCATATactaaactcttttttaaaaaatgtattttgtttttttacttatatgttaaaatgtagttttttttttaatttaaatctttggccatgtctgtagccatgtggaagttccccaggccagggattaaacccgagccacagcattgacctgagccacagtggttaCAGTGcaaagtccttaaccactaggccaccagggaactcttcatgTGTTAAAGTCTTAGCCCCCAGAGtgtctgtatttggagatggggcctctaaggaagaaattaaggttaaatggcatgataagggtggggccctgatctgATAAGAAGGGATACCAGAGAGAAATCTTTCTCCCCTTCTTATTCTCCCTCTGCGTAGGCACCAAGGAGAGATCACATGAGCACCCAGTGAAAAGGGAACCAAAGGAGACCTCTCACAGgacaccagccctgctgacatcaggatctcagacttccagcctacagagctgtgagaaaataaatttctgctgtttaagccagcccatctatggtattttgttatggcagcctgaacaGATTAATACAGGGGATATACCTAGTTCACAAGACTACACTATCACCAAAGACGGGCAAGGGTCACACAGGAGCCATCCTAAGGCAGAGACTCTATTCCAGAATGGATGTAGTAATATTCCCCATCCCACATGTTCTTCAGAACCTGTGACTCTCCTCAGCCTACAGCCCCTCTGCTTGAAGTTGGACAAGCTTTGTGATCACCAGGCAATGGGGGAGTGACAT from the Phacochoerus africanus isolate WHEZ1 chromosome 15, ROS_Pafr_v1, whole genome shotgun sequence genome contains:
- the LOC125116308 gene encoding 60S acidic ribosomal protein P1-like, which encodes MADLPLRCLVLPRKLRPLGVRPSLHPETSTAPSSPHLSFICTTASVSELACICSALILHSNEVTVREDKINALIKAAGVDVEPFWPGLFAKALANVNIGSLIYNVGAGGPAPAAGAAPAGCPAPATTAALAEEKKVEAKKEKSEESDDDMSFGL